The genomic region CGCGGCCCTGACCCGTTTCGCCGGACTGGCGGGGGTCAACCTGTCGGTCGATCCGGCGCTGGTCAGCGGGCACGACAGCAATGGCCTGTCGGGCGAGTACGACGTGGAGGAGGGCTTCGCCCGGTTGCTGCAGGGCTCCGGCCTGCAACTGGTGCCGGTGGGCAACCAGGCCTACACCCTGGTGCCGGCACCGCAGGGCAGCGGCACCGTGCAGTTGCCGACCACCTCGATTCTCGGTGCCGAGGGTGGCGTGGGCAGCGAGGATTATGCCGGCGGCCAGGTGGCCCGTCGCGGTTCGCAGGGGCTGCTGGGCTCGCGAGACTTCATGGAAACGCCGTTCAGCATGACCACCTACACCCACGAGGCGGTCAAGAACCAGCAGGCGCGCACCCTCGGCGACCTGATCGCCAGCGACCCCTCGGTACGTGCCACCAACCCGGCGGGCGGTCGCTACGAGCAGTTCACCATTCGCGGTTTCAGCCTGTTCAACAGTGACGTGTCCTATAACGGCCTGTATGGCGTGCTGCCGACCTACACCATCGACATGGAAATGGCCGAACGGGTGGATATCCTCAAGGGCCCGTCCCAGTTGATCAACGGTATCTCGCCGCGCGGCAGCGTCGGCGGTGGTATCAACGTGGTGCCCAAGCGTGCCACCGACAAGCCGATCACCGAGTTTACCGGCAGCTATGCCTCCGACAGCCAGACCGGCGGGGCCGTCGACATCGGCCGGCGGTTCGGCGACGAGAACCAGTACGGTATCCGTTTCAATGGGGTGAAACAGTCCGGTGACACGACCTGGGATCACCAGGATGTCGATCGCCAGATGGCGGTGCTCGGCCTGGACTTCCGTGGCGAGCGCCTGCGCCTGTCGACGGACATCGGCCATACCGAGCGAGACACCGACGCGCCACAGGAGCGGGTGCAGATCGGCGCCAACGCCAAGGTGCCCAACCCCAACGACGTGCACAATAACTATGCGCAGGCCTGGAGCTGGGCGCACACCAAGGACACCTTCGGCACGTTGAATGGCGAATACGACCTCAGCGATTCGGTGATGCTCTACGGTGGCGTCGGCCTGCGCCAGAGCAACCACGACTTTCTCCGCCATGCCGTCTCGGTCACCAACAATGCGGGCGATTTCAGCGTTTTACCACGGGATTTCACCCGTGACGAAAACGTCCGCACCGCCACGGCGGGTGTCCGCAGCTGGTTCCATACCGGCTCGGTAAGCCATGAGCTGAACCTGGCGGCCAGCGATTTCTACATGGATTTCACCAACGGCGGTGCGCGTTATGCCTCGGGTAACAGCAACCTCTATAACCCGGTACAGACGCCGGAGCCCGGTACACCGACGCGGTTCGACGACAAGGTCTACACCGAGAACCGCTTCAGTGGCGTCGCGCTGTCCGATACCCTGGGTTTCTTCGATGACCGTCTGCTGCTGACCCTCGGTGCCCGCTGGCAGCGGGTCAAGGTCGACGACTGGACCAACGGCATCAAGGGCGATACCTCCTACGATGAGGAGAAGGTCTCGCCATCAGGCGGCATCCTGTTCAAGGCCACCGACGAGTTGTCGTTGTACGCCAACTACATGGAAGGCCTGAGCCAGGGCAAGATCGCGCCGTCGACCTCGAAAAACGAGGACGAGATTTTCCCGCCGTTCATCAGCCGCCAGGTTGAGGTAGGTGCCAAATATGACTTCGGTGCCTTCGCCCTGACCGCTGCGGCGTTCCAGATTCGTCAGCCGGCCTATGAGACCAATTCCACCACACAGATCTTTGGCCCGAACGGCAAGCGCCAGAACCGCGGTGTCGAACTGAGCGCGTTCGGCGAGCCATTGAAGGGCTTTCGTCTGCTCGGCGGCGTGATGTACATCGACAGCAAGCTGACCAACACCACCAATGGCACCTATGACGGCAACCGCGCTCCGGCCACACCCGAGTACAACGTCAACCTGGGCGCCGAATGGGATATTCCCGGAGTCGAGGGCCTGACCCTGACCGGTCGTGGCATCTACTCCAGTTCGCAGTACCTGGACCAGGCCAACAGCAAGGAAATCGACAGCTGGGAGCGTTTCGACGTCGGTGCCCGCTACGCCTTCAAGTTCGATGACAAGTCGATCACCCTGCGTGCCAGCGTCGAAAACGTCATGGACAAGCGCTACTGGAGTTCGGCCGGTGCCTCGGATGACAGCGAGCCCGGTCTGACCCTGTCGACGCCCAGGACCTATCTGCTCTCGGCCACCGTCGGTTTCTGATTCATGAAATTCGCGCCAGGGATGGGCGCCTGAAGGTTTCCGTTGCGCCCTCTTCGATTCAGGAGCGGATGATTTGAAAGTGTGCAGGCTGGATATTGCCTTGAACATATAGCGACACACGTTTTTCATATTCAAGGTGCATGGCGTGCTCATCGCATCATTAACAAGTTTCAGGTTTTTTCAACTTGGGATTTTGTGTGCCTGGATGTTTTTAATCGGCGCTGGAAAGTTTCGTGAAATTTTAAATATCCAGGAACTAACAGTTGCACTTTTCAGTCAATGATAATAATTTGCATTCATAACTTAGGGAGGATGAGCAGATGTTGAATGATGGCGTATTGCATTCCAATCCTGTGCGGCAAACCAATGCCGATTATCTGGCTCGTCAAAGCAAGTTCGAATCCAATGTGCGCAGTTACCCGCGCAAATTACCCTTGGCGATTGCCAAGGCCCAGGGGGTCTGGGTCACGGATGTCGAGGGCAATACCTATCTCGACTGCCTGGCGGGGGCTGGCACCCTCGCCCTGGGGCACAACCATGCGGCGATCATGGGCGCCCTGGACAGCTTCCTGTCCTCGGGCCTGCCGATGCACACCCTCGACCTGACCACGCCGGTCAAAGATGCCTTCAGCGAGACCTTGCTGGGCCTGTTGCCCGGGCAGGGACGGGACTATTGCCTGCAGTTCTGCGGGCCGTCCGGGGCGGATGCGGTGGAAGCGGCGCTCAAGCTGGCCAAGACCTTCACCGGGCGCAATACGGTGATCAGCTTCAGCGGCGCCTATCACGGCATGACTCATGGCGCCCTGGCGCTGACCGGCAACACCGGACCGAAGAACGCCATCGCCACGCTGATGCCGGGGGTGCAGTTCCTTCCGTACCCGCATGAATACCGCTGCCCGCTGGGTATCGGCGGCGAGGCCGGGGCCGAGGCGCTGGGCTACTACTTCAGGCAGTTCATCGAAGACGTCGAAAGCGGCGTGTCGCTGCCGGCGGCGGTGATCGTCGAGGCGGTGCAGGGCGAGGGCGGTGTCAACAGTGCGCCGGCGAGCTGGTTGCGGCAGATCCGCGAGGTCACCCGCCAGCATGGCATCCTGCTGATCCTCGACGAGGTGCAGGCCGGCTTTGCCCGCACCGGCCGGATGTTCGCCTTCGAACACGCCGGGATCGAGCCGGACATCATCGTCATGTCCAAGGCGGTCGGCGGTGGCCTGCCGCTGGCGGTGCTGGGGCTCAAGCGCGAGTTCGATGCCTGGTCGCCGGGCAACCATGCCGGGACTTTCCGCGGCAACCAGATGGCCATGGCCACCGGGCTGGCAACCTTGCGCGTGCTGCAGGAGGACAACCTCGTCGCCCAGGCGCAAACGCGTGGCCAGTGGCTCAAGGAGCAGTTGCAACGGGTGCAGGCGCGTCACGCGGCGATCGGCCAGGTCCGCGGGCGTGGCCTGATGCTCGGCATCGAGATCGTCGACGAGCGTCAGTCGGCCGATCGCCTGGGCAGCTTCCCCGGCGACCCACAACTGGCAGTGGCGATCCAGCAACACTGCTTCCGGGAGGGGCTGCTGCTGGAGCGCGGTGGGCGCAACGGCAATGTGATTCGCCTGTTACCGCCATTGATCATCGATGACGAACAGTGCGGGCTGGTGATCCAGCGTTTTGAAAAGGCCCTGGCGGCGGCGCTGTTGCAAGTTCGCGGCTGAAGTTGTTCGAAACACTATTTATTGAATATCGATAAACGCTGAACACTAATCGTGGCGATTTATCCGATATGGCTGGCTATTGCCTTATTTAAGCCATCTAGAGCAATTTCAAGTTTTGCAGAGTTTGTCGGGATGTCTATGTCGAGTGGTCTGCTTATGGAAAGAAATTGGCTGTTTTCTGGCAATGAATGCCACTTGTTGTCATTGCGACATCATGTAACCGGTGAGCCTGCGGCTAATGTGGAGCAACCATGAATAATCCCGATCGTGCTGTTATTTCGAAAATGGTGAGTGAGCTGGCGAGTACTCGTGCCTTGCTCAATTGCCTGATCAAGGAGTTCGCGCTGCCCGAGAACTGCCTGCGCTATGAATGGCCGCAGCAGATGCAGGGCATTGCTC from Pseudomonas asplenii harbors:
- a CDS encoding TonB-dependent receptor, producing MSAVPRLRPLLRFGLVLSLSSTPLLALPAWAESGARRSYEVPAGSLGAALTRFAGLAGVNLSVDPALVSGHDSNGLSGEYDVEEGFARLLQGSGLQLVPVGNQAYTLVPAPQGSGTVQLPTTSILGAEGGVGSEDYAGGQVARRGSQGLLGSRDFMETPFSMTTYTHEAVKNQQARTLGDLIASDPSVRATNPAGGRYEQFTIRGFSLFNSDVSYNGLYGVLPTYTIDMEMAERVDILKGPSQLINGISPRGSVGGGINVVPKRATDKPITEFTGSYASDSQTGGAVDIGRRFGDENQYGIRFNGVKQSGDTTWDHQDVDRQMAVLGLDFRGERLRLSTDIGHTERDTDAPQERVQIGANAKVPNPNDVHNNYAQAWSWAHTKDTFGTLNGEYDLSDSVMLYGGVGLRQSNHDFLRHAVSVTNNAGDFSVLPRDFTRDENVRTATAGVRSWFHTGSVSHELNLAASDFYMDFTNGGARYASGNSNLYNPVQTPEPGTPTRFDDKVYTENRFSGVALSDTLGFFDDRLLLTLGARWQRVKVDDWTNGIKGDTSYDEEKVSPSGGILFKATDELSLYANYMEGLSQGKIAPSTSKNEDEIFPPFISRQVEVGAKYDFGAFALTAAAFQIRQPAYETNSTTQIFGPNGKRQNRGVELSAFGEPLKGFRLLGGVMYIDSKLTNTTNGTYDGNRAPATPEYNVNLGAEWDIPGVEGLTLTGRGIYSSSQYLDQANSKEIDSWERFDVGARYAFKFDDKSITLRASVENVMDKRYWSSAGASDDSEPGLTLSTPRTYLLSATVGF
- a CDS encoding diaminobutyrate--2-oxoglutarate transaminase — protein: MLNDGVLHSNPVRQTNADYLARQSKFESNVRSYPRKLPLAIAKAQGVWVTDVEGNTYLDCLAGAGTLALGHNHAAIMGALDSFLSSGLPMHTLDLTTPVKDAFSETLLGLLPGQGRDYCLQFCGPSGADAVEAALKLAKTFTGRNTVISFSGAYHGMTHGALALTGNTGPKNAIATLMPGVQFLPYPHEYRCPLGIGGEAGAEALGYYFRQFIEDVESGVSLPAAVIVEAVQGEGGVNSAPASWLRQIREVTRQHGILLILDEVQAGFARTGRMFAFEHAGIEPDIIVMSKAVGGGLPLAVLGLKREFDAWSPGNHAGTFRGNQMAMATGLATLRVLQEDNLVAQAQTRGQWLKEQLQRVQARHAAIGQVRGRGLMLGIEIVDERQSADRLGSFPGDPQLAVAIQQHCFREGLLLERGGRNGNVIRLLPPLIIDDEQCGLVIQRFEKALAAALLQVRG